In the Apteryx mantelli isolate bAptMan1 chromosome 1, bAptMan1.hap1, whole genome shotgun sequence genome, one interval contains:
- the GOLT1B gene encoding vesicle transport protein GOT1B — MISLSDTQKIGMGLTGFGVFFLFFGMILFFDKALLAIGNVLFVAGLAFVIGLERTFRFFFQKHKMKATGFFLGGVLIVLIGWPLIGMILEIYGFFLLFRGFFPVVVGFIRRVPVLGYLLNLPGISSLVDKVGESNNMV, encoded by the exons ATGATCTCCCTCTCGGACACCCAGA AGATTGGAATGGGATTGACAGGCTTtggagtgttttttcttttctttggaatGATCCTCTTCTTTGACAAAGCTCTTTTGGCTATTGGAAAT GTTTTATTTGTGGCTGGCTTGGCTTTTGTTATCGGTTTAGAAAGAACATTTAGATTCTTCTTccaaaaacacaaaatgaaagcaACGGGCTTTTTCCTGGGTGGTGTGCTCATAGTTCTCATTGGTTGGCCTTTGATAGGAATGATCCTTGAAATTTATGGGTTCTTCCTATTATTCAG GGGGTTCTTTCCTGTGGTGGTTGGCTTTATTAGAAGAGTTCCAGTCCTTGGCTATCTCTTGAATTTACCTGGTATAAGCTCG CTTGTAGACAAAGTTGGAGAAAGCAACAACATGGTATAA